ATCCAGGGCTCCATGTCCAGCGACTTCAGCAGGGCTTGCGTCGCGCGCAAACCGCCGGTGATGTTGAACACGCCGGTGAACGCCGTCGCGCCGACCACGATGAACAGGATCATCGCCGAGGTGCGGGCGGTTTCGCGCATGGCGCTGGTAAAGCTTGCCCACTCGAATTTTCCGCGGAAAATCACGATCAAGAGCGCCATCAACACGCCAACCGCCGAGGCCTCGGTCGCGGTGGCGATCCCGGCCAGCATCGTGCCCAGAATGCCGAAGATCAGCAACAGGGGCGGCAGGGCCTCGACCATCAGCATCTTGATCAGGGCACCACGGCTGATGCGCTCATCCAGCTTGACGGCCGGGGCCAGATCAGGGCGGAAAAACGCGACGGCGGCAACATAGAGGCCATAAAGCAGCCCCAGCAACACGCCCGGCACCATCGCCCCGGCAAAAAGCTGGCCCACCGACAGCGACGAGTTCGTCGACATCAGGATCAGCATGATCGACGGCGGGATCAGGATACCCAGGCAGCCAGAGGCGGCAATCAGGCCGGTGCTCAGGCGTTTGGAATAGCCGTATTGCAGCATCGGCTTCAGCGCCATGACCCCCATCACGGTGATCGACGCGCCAATGATGCCGGTGGTTGCGGCCAGCAGGATCGAGATCACCACGACCGCCAGGCCAAGCCCGCCGGTGACACGCGCCAAGAGCAGGCGCAGCGCCTCGAACATTTTGTCGGTCACGCCGCTGTCGGACAGGAATCGCGCCATGAGAACAAAGAGCGGAATGGCGATCAGGACATAGTTATCCAGCACATCGCCATAAATCCGGTTCACGACGATCCCCAGGATCTGTGTCCGCCCGGCAATCACCGCACCCAGAATCGCCGTACCCCCCAGCACAAAGGCCAGCGGGTGACCCATGAACAGGCCCAGCACCAGAATCCCTGCCATGATCAGGGCAATCGTTTCACCCGACATCGGCGGTCTCCTCGGTCTTGTTCAGTACCAGCTTCAAGAACTCTGATATCCCTTGCAGCAACAGCAGCACGGCCGCGACGGCCATGGCGATCTTGACCGGATACACCGGCATCTGGATCGAGCCATAGGTGGTTTCGCCCTGATTCCAGGAGCGCAGCGCGAAAAGGTAGCTTTGATGGGTGAACACCCAGGCAAAGGGAAAGAAGAAAAGCGGGTAGCCCAACAGCTCGACAATGCGCCGCACCGGAGGTTTCAGGATACCCGTCACCAGATCCACGCGCACATGCGCCTGATGTCGCAGGGCATAGCCGCCCAGCAGGACAAAGTAGAATCCATAGAGATGTTTGGTCAGATCAAACGCCCAAAGTGTCGGCGCATTGAACACATAGCGCAACACGACGTCATAGATGATCAAACCGGCAAAAATTATGGCAACCCAAGAGATTACTCTACCGACGACCTCATTGAGTCCGTCGATCATTCGGATCAAAAGCATGCTGCCTCCCGCGGACAGGAATTACACCTGTGTTTTTTTTCTCACTATTTGGAGTCACGCCAACGAAGTCAACAGCGCCGGGTCGAGAAACACCGCGCCCGCGACGGAATTGGCCCGACGGTTCCGCGCGCCACGCTCCCCAGAGAAATTCGCCGCCTCCATGGCAGAGGCAAGATTGGCATGGATGATGGCAAAAGGCCCCGATTGGCACCGTGAATGCGGCGTTGCCCAGCCGTAAGCGCATGAACCGGTGCCCCGTGCTCCGCGCCAGCGAAAAGGTTCGCGCTTGCGCCGTGGAGCGGATGCGACCGAAGGTCGCGGGACGGTATTTCCGCGGCGGCGACGCCACCCGCATCCCGCGTCGCGACAAACCAGGCGCGGGTGTGAAGGGGCAACCAGCCCTCTGTGTCACCCTCGCCGAGCCTGCGCAGCCCCCGCGCCGTGGCGCAATCCGGCAAAGCACCAACGCTGAAGATCGCCCGCCGGTCTGTGATATCAGCGATGCGTTTGCGCCTTGCACAGCCGGTGATCGCCGAGGATCTCGATCACCCGGCAATGCCCCACCTCGCCGCCTTCGCAGCGCGCCAGCATCCGCGCCAACTCATCGCGCAGATCATTCAGGATGGCGATGCGCCGCGTCACGGTTTTCAGATGACGGTCGGTGATTTCATGCGCGTGCTGGCACGAGAGATCCGGGCGATCGGTCAGGCTGGCCAGTTCCAGGATATCGTCCAGCTCGAAGCCCAGTTCACGCGCATGGCGGATGAAGGTGAGCCGTTCCAGCGCCGCCTGACCGTATCGGCGCTGCCCGCCCTCGGTTCGGTCCGGTTCCGGCAACACGCCGCGCGCCTCGTAAAAGCGGATGGTGGTGACCTTCACGCCGCTCCGGCGCGCCATGTCGCCGATGGAATACTGCGCCATTGAGCTTTTCCTCTTGACCCTATAGCGACTGTAGCTTGCATAAGCCTATCAGGCTAGCGGGAATCACCGCCCCTTGGCATGGCATTTGAAGGAATTTGACCTTGGCACATGGACATCACCACCACCACGTTGACCCAGAGGCCGGCGACCGCCGGGTCTTTGCCGCGATAGCGGTCAATATGGGGCTGACCGTCGCGCAGGTGATCGGCGGCGTTCTGTCGGGGTCGCTGGCGCTGATCGCCGATGCGCTGCACAATTTTTCCGACGCGATCTCGCTGATCATCGCCTTTGCCGCCCGCAAGATTGCCCGCAAACCCCGCGATGCGGCGATGACCTTTGGCTATGGCCGGATCGAGATCGTCGCGGCGCTGGTCAACTATACGACGCTGATCATCCTCGGGCTGTATCTGCTGTATGAGGCCGCCGGGCGGTTCCTCGAGCCGCAGCCGGTGGCGGGCTGGATGATCGTGATCATCGCCGGGATCGCGCTGGCGGTGGATGTTGCCACGGCGCTGCTGACCTATTCGCTGTCCAAAGAAAGCATGAACATCCGCGCGGCCTTTCTGCACAACGTGGCCGATGCCCTGGGCTCGGTGGCGGTGATCGTCGCGGGGACGCTGATCATCCTCTATGACTGGTGGATCATCGACCCGATCGTGACGGTGTTGATCGCCGGCTATATCCTGTGGCACGCGTTCCTTGAAATCGGGCCGGTCATCCGCATCCTGATGCTGGGCAGCCCGCCCGATATCGACACCGAGGCCGTGTTGCAGGCCGTGCTGGCCACCGAGGGCGTGGACGGCATTCATCACGCGCATTTCTGGCAGATGACCGAGCATCGCGCGGCCTTCAACGCGCATGTGGTGATCGTGGCGGGGGAATGGAGCCGCGCTGACGCGATCAAGGCGGCGATCAAGGCCGCGCTGCATCAGCAGTTCGACATTGATCACACGGTGCTGGAGCTGGAATGCGCGCGCCATGTCTGCCGTGAGACGTCGAAATTCGGCTTCGATCACAGCCATGCGGCGCATGGCGGCTAACGGTCGGACCCGGTTTGGACGGCGCGTTGCGGGCCATTGGCGCGACTGTTTTGCGCCTTTGGCCCGCGGTTGCTGGTTTATTGCCCCTCGGTGACACAGTCCAAAACGGTTTCTTCGGTCATGAGGTTTTTCAACGTGGCCCCTTCGCCGGTTGACCACCACTCATATTGCCCCGCGACATAGCGCGCGCCGGATGCCGAGATAACGCCGACGAAAACGCGGGTGTCATCGTCAACCGGCACCAGCGCCAGACTGTCGGTTTCCGACGTGGCATAATGGACCTGCACAGTTCCCTTTGCACCGCATTGATAGGTTGTGGTGTTGAGATAGGCATCGTCAAGCTCGATGGTGATGGCAAGCGATGTATCGGCGGTTGCCGTCGTGGCGGTCAGGGCCAGCAGGGCAAGACCGAGGGCAATGTTTTTCATAGCGTTTCCTTTGTGGGGTGCAGCGTCATTTCAGCCGAGATTACCGGGTCTTGCGCCAGAGGTCGAGGTCCACCTCGGCGCTCTGCACGGGCGCGTGAACAGGGTTCGGACGCGCGCCAGACCCGCGCCGGAACCGCGCCGCACAGGGTCGACGCCGACACGTCAGGG
Above is a window of Pararhodobacter sp. DNA encoding:
- a CDS encoding helix-turn-helix domain-containing protein, whose amino-acid sequence is MAQYSIGDMARRSGVKVTTIRFYEARGVLPEPDRTEGGQRRYGQAALERLTFIRHARELGFELDDILELASLTDRPDLSCQHAHEITDRHLKTVTRRIAILNDLRDELARMLARCEGGEVGHCRVIEILGDHRLCKAQTHR
- a CDS encoding MliC family protein translates to MKNIALGLALLALTATTATADTSLAITIELDDAYLNTTTYQCGAKGTVQVHYATSETDSLALVPVDDDTRVFVGVISASGARYVAGQYEWWSTGEGATLKNLMTEETVLDCVTEGQ
- a CDS encoding TRAP transporter small permease subunit; translation: MLLIRMIDGLNEVVGRVISWVAIIFAGLIIYDVVLRYVFNAPTLWAFDLTKHLYGFYFVLLGGYALRHQAHVRVDLVTGILKPPVRRIVELLGYPLFFFPFAWVFTHQSYLFALRSWNQGETTYGSIQMPVYPVKIAMAVAAVLLLLQGISEFLKLVLNKTEETADVG
- a CDS encoding cation diffusion facilitator family transporter; translated protein: MAHGHHHHHVDPEAGDRRVFAAIAVNMGLTVAQVIGGVLSGSLALIADALHNFSDAISLIIAFAARKIARKPRDAAMTFGYGRIEIVAALVNYTTLIILGLYLLYEAAGRFLEPQPVAGWMIVIIAGIALAVDVATALLTYSLSKESMNIRAAFLHNVADALGSVAVIVAGTLIILYDWWIIDPIVTVLIAGYILWHAFLEIGPVIRILMLGSPPDIDTEAVLQAVLATEGVDGIHHAHFWQMTEHRAAFNAHVVIVAGEWSRADAIKAAIKAALHQQFDIDHTVLELECARHVCRETSKFGFDHSHAAHGG
- a CDS encoding TRAP transporter large permease subunit: MSGETIALIMAGILVLGLFMGHPLAFVLGGTAILGAVIAGRTQILGIVVNRIYGDVLDNYVLIAIPLFVLMARFLSDSGVTDKMFEALRLLLARVTGGLGLAVVVISILLAATTGIIGASITVMGVMALKPMLQYGYSKRLSTGLIAASGCLGILIPPSIMLILMSTNSSLSVGQLFAGAMVPGVLLGLLYGLYVAAVAFFRPDLAPAVKLDERISRGALIKMLMVEALPPLLLIFGILGTMLAGIATATEASAVGVLMALLIVIFRGKFEWASFTSAMRETARTSAMILFIVVGATAFTGVFNITGGLRATQALLKSLDMEPWMLITVMMLIVFVMGMFLDWTGIVLLSFPIFLPVVQEMGIDLLWFVVLMAVVLQTSFLTPPFGYALFYMRAIAPPEVSISDIIIGVLPFIGLIVLMAIAIAFFPQLVTWLPETLYTN